Proteins encoded by one window of Homo sapiens chromosome 1 genomic patch of type FIX, GRCh38.p14 PATCHES HG1343_HG173_HG459_PATCH:
- the NBPF1 gene encoding NBPF family member NBPF1 isoform 6 (isoform 6 is encoded by transcript variant 15), whose translation MVVSAGPWSSEKAETNILEINEKLRPQLAEKKQQFRNLKEKCFVTQLAGFLANRQKKYKYEECKDLIKFMLRNERQFKEEKLAEQLKQAEELRQYKVLVHSQERELTQLREKLREGRDASRSLNQHLQALLTPDKPDKSQGQDLQEQLAEGCRLAQQLFQKLSPENDEDEDEDVQVEEAEKVLESSAPREVQKAEESKVPEDSLEECAITCSNSHGPCDSNQPHKNINITFEEDKVNSALVVDRESSHDECQDAVNILPVPGPTSSATNVSMVVSAGPLFSEKAEMNILEINEKLHPQLAEKNQQFRNLKEKCFVTQLACFLANQQNKYKYEECKDLIKSMLRKERQFKEEKLAEQLKQAEELRQYKVLVHSQERELTHLREKLREGRDASRSLNQHLQALLTPDKPDKSQGQDLQEQLAEGCRLAQQLFQKLSPENDEDEDEDVQVEEAEKVLESSAPREVQKAEESKVPEDSLEECAITCSNSHSPCDSNQPHKNINITFEEDKVNSTLVVDRESSHDECQDAVNILPVPGPTSSATNVSMVVSAGPLSSEKAEMNILEINEKLHPQLAEKKQQFRNLKEKCFVTQLACFLANQQNKYKYEECKDLIKSMLRNERQFKEEKLAEQLKQAEELRQYKVLVHSQERELTQLREKLREGRDASRSLNQHLQALLTPDEPDKSQGQDLQEQLAEGCRLAQHLVQKLSPENDNDDDEDVQVEVAEKVQESSAPREMPKAEEKEVPEDSLEECAITCSNSHGPYDSNQPHRKTKITFEEDKVDSTLIGSSSHVEWEDAVHIIPENESDDEEEEEKGPVSPRGMDEAGNHHSQQTIARTKSQVPHVLTHRNLQESEEEEVPQESWDEGYSTLSIPPEMLASYQSYSGTFHSLEEQQVCMAVDIGGHRWDQVKKEDQEATGPRLSRELLDEKGPEVLQDSLDRCYSTPSGYLELTDSCQPYRSAFYILEQQRVGWALDMDEIEKYQEVEEDQDPSCPRLSRELLDEKEPEVLQDSLDRCYSTPSGYLELPDLGQPYRSAVYSLEEQYLGLALDVDRIKKDQEEEEDQGPPCPRLSRELLEAVEPEVLQDSLDRCYSTPSSCLEQPDSCLPYGSSFYALEEKHVGFSLDVGEIEKKGKGKKRRGRRSTKKRRRRGRKEGEEDQNPPCPRLSGVLMEVEEPEVLQDSLDRCYSTPSMFFELPDSFQHYRSVFYSFEEQHISFALDVDNRFLTLMGTSLHLVFQMGVIFPQ comes from the exons ATGGTGGTATCAGCTGGCCCTTGGTCCAGCGAGAAGGCAGAGACGAACATTTTAGAAATCAACGAGAAATTGCGCCCCCAGCTGGCAGAGAAGAAACAGCAGTTCAGAAACCTCAAAGAGAAATGTTTTGTAACTCAACTGGCCGGCTTCCTGGCCAACCGACAGAAGAAATACA AGTATGAAGAGTGTAAAGACCTCATAAAATTTATGCTGAGGAATGAGCGACAGTTCAAGGAGGAGAAGCTTGCAGAGCAGCTCAAGCAAGCTGAGGAGCTCAG GCAATATAAAGTCCTGGTTCACTCTCAGGAACGGGAGCTGACCCAGTTAAGGGAGAAGTTACGGGAAGGGAGAGATGCCTCCCGCTCATTGAATCAGCATCTCCAGGCCCTCCTCACTCCGGATAAGCCAGACAAGTCCCAGGGGCAGGACCTCCAAGAACAGCTGGCTGAGGGGTGTAGACTGGCACAGCAACTTTTCCAAAAGCTCAGCCCAG AAAATGACgaagatgaggatgaagatgtTCAAGTTGAGGAGGCTGAGAAAGTACTGGAATCATCTGCCCCCAG GGAGGTGCAGAAGGCTGAAGAAAGCAAAGTCCCTGAGGACTCACTGGAGGAATGTGCCATCACTTGTTCAAATAGCCACGGCCCTTGTGACTCCAACCAGCCTCACAAGAACATCAACATCACCTTTGAGGAAGACAAAGTCAACTCAGCTCTGGTTGTAGACAGAGAATCCTCTCATGATGAATGTCAGGATGCTGTAAACATTCTCCCAG tccctggcccCACCTCTTCTGCCACAAACGTCAGCATGGTGGTATCAGCCGGCCCTTTGTTCAGCGAGAAGGCAGAGATGAACATTCTAGAAATCAACGAGAAATTGCATCCCCAGCTGGCAGAGAAGAATCAGCAGTTCAGAAACCTCAAAGAGAAATGTTTTGTAACTCAACTGGCCTGCTTCCTGGCCAACCAGCAGAACAAATACA AATATGAAGAGTGCAAAGACCTCATAAAATCTATGCTGAGGAAAGAGCGACAGTTCAAGGAGGAGAAGCTTGCAGAGCAGCTCAAGCAAGCTGAGGAGCTCAG GCAATATAAAGTCCTGGTTCACTCTCAGGAACGAGAGCTGACCCACTTAAGGGAGAAGTTACGGGAAGGGAGAGATGCCTCCCGCTCATTGAATCAGCATCTCCAGGCCCTCCTCACTCCGGATAAGCCAGACAAGTCCCAGGGGCAGGACCTCCAAGAACAGCTGGCTGAGGGGTGTAGACTGGCACAGCAACTTTTCCAGAAGCTCAGCCCAG AAAATGACgaagatgaggatgaagatgtTCAAGTTGAGGAGGCTGAGAAAGTACTGGAATCATCTGCCCCCAG GGAGGTGCAGAAGGCTGAAGAAAGCAAAGTCCCTGAGGACTCACTGGAGGAATGTGCCATCACTTGTTCAAATAGCCACAGCCCTTGTGACTCCAACCAGCCTCACAAGAACATCAACATCACCTTTGAGGAAGACAAAGTCAACTCAACTCTGGTTGTAGACAGAGAATCCTCTCATGATGAATGTCAGGATGCTGTAAACATTCTCCCAG tccctggcccCACCTCTTCTGCCACAAACGTCAGCATGGTGGTATCAGCCGGCCCCTTGTCCAGCGAGAAGGCAGAGATGAACATTCTAGAAATCAACGAGAAATTGCATCCCCAGCTGGCAGAGAAGAAACAGCAGTTCAGAAACCTCAAAGAGAAATGTTTTGTAACTCAACTGGCCTGCTTCCTGGCCAACCAGCAGAACAAATACA AATATGAAGAGTGCAAAGACCTCATAAAATCTATGCTGAGGAATGAGCGACAGTTCAAGGAGGAGAAGCTTGCAGAGCAGCTCAAGCAAGCTGAGGAGCTCAG GCAATATAAAGTCCTGGTTCACTCTCAGGAACGGGAGCTGACCCAGTTAAGGGAGAAGTTACGGGAAGGGAGAGATGCCTCCCGCTCATTGAATCAGCATCTCCAGGCCCTCCTCACTCCGGATGAGCCAGACAAGTCCCAGGGGCAGGACCTCCAAGAACAGCTGGCTGAGGGGTGTAGACTGGCACAGCACCTTGTCCAAAAGCTCAGCCCAG AAAATGACAATGATGACGATGAAGATGTTCAAGTTGAGGTGGCTGAGAAAGTGCAGGAATCGTCTGCCCCCAG GGAGATGCCGAAGGCTGAAGAAAAGGAAGTCCCTGAGGACTCACTGGAGGAATGTGCCATCACTTGTTCAAATAGCCATGGCCCTTATGACTCCAACCAGCCACATAGGAAAACCAAAATCACATTTGAGGAAGACAAAGTCGACTCAACTCTCATTGGCTCATCCTCTCATGTTGAATGGGAGGATGCTGTACACATTATCCCAG aaaatgaaagtgatgatgaggaagaggaagaaaaagggccAGTGTCTCCCAG gggcatggatgaagctggaaaccatcattctcagcaaactatcgcaaggacaaaaagccaagtaccgcatgttcttactcacag GAATCTGCAGGAGTCTGAAGAGGAGGAAGTCCCCCAGGAGTCCTGGGATGAAGGTTATTCGACTCTCTCAATTCCTCCTGAAATGTTGGCCTCGTACCAGTCTTACAGCGGCACATTTCACTCATTAGAGGAACAGCAAGTCTGCATGGCTGTTGACATAGGCG GACATCGGTGGGATCAAGTGAAAAAGGAGGACCAAGAGGCAACAGGTCCCAG gctcagcagggagctgctggatgagaaagggcctgaagtcttgcaggactcactggatagatgttattcaactccttcaggttatcttgaactgactgactcatgccagccctacagaagtgccttttacATATTGGAGCAACAGCGTGTTGGCTGGGCTCTTGACATggatg aaattgaaaagtaccaagaagtggaagaagaccaagacccatcatgccccag gctcagcagggagctgctggatgagaaagagcctgaagtcttgcaggactcactggatagatgttattcgactccttcaggttatcttgaactgcctgacttaggccagccctacagaagtgctgtttactcattggaggaacagtaccttggcttggctcttgacgtggaca gaattaaaaaggaccaggaagaggaagaagaccaaggcccaccatgccccag gctcagcagggagctgctggaggcagtagagcctgaagtcttgcaggactcactggatagatgttattcaactccttccagttgtcttgaacagcctgactcctgcctgccctatggaagttccttttatgcattggaggaaaaacatgttggcttttctcttgacgtgggag aaattgaaaagaaggggaaggggaagaaaagaaggggaagaagatcaacgaagaaaagaaggagaaggggaagaaaagaaggggaagaagatcaaaacccaccatgccccag
- the NBPF1 gene encoding NBPF family member NBPF1 isoform 2 (isoform 2 is encoded by transcript variant 2), with product MVVSAGPWSSEKAETNILEINEKLRPQLAEKKQQFRNLKEKCFVTQLAGFLANRQKKYKYEECKDLIKFMLRNERQFKEEKLAEQLKQAEELRQYKVLVHSQERELTQLREKLREGRDASRSLNQHLQALLTPDKPDKSQGQDLQEQLAEGCRLAQQLFQKLSPENDEDEDEDVQVEEAEKVLESSAPREVQKAEESKVPEDSLEECAITCSNSHGPCDSNQPHKNINITFEEDKVNSALVVDRESSHDECQDAVNILPVPGPTSSATNVSMVVSAGPLFSEKAEMNILEINEKLHPQLAEKNQQFRNLKEKCFVTQLACFLANQQNKYKYEECKDLIKSMLRKERQFKEEKLAEQLKQAEELRQYKVLVHSQERELTHLREKLREGRDASRSLNQHLQALLTPDKPDKSQGQDLQEQLAEGCRLAQQLFQKLSPENDEDEDEDVQVEEAEKVLESSAPREVQKAEESKVPEDSLEECAITCSNSHSPCDSNQPHKNINITFEEDKVNSTLVVDRESSHDECQDAVNILPVPGPTSSATNVSMVVSAGPLSSEKAEMNILEINEKLHPQLAEKKQQFRNLKEKCFVTQLACFLANQQNKYKYEECKDLIKSMLRNERQFKEEKLAEQLKQAEELRQYKVLVHSQERELTQLREKLREGRDASRSLNQHLQALLTPDEPDKSQGQDLQEQLAEGCRLAQHLVQKLSPENDNDDDEDVQVEVAEKVQESSAPREMPKAEEKEVPEDSLEECAITCSNSHGPYDSNQPHRKTKITFEEDKVDSTLIGSSSHVEWEDAVHIIPENESDDEEEEEKGPVSPRGMDEAGNHHSQQTIARTKSQVPHVLTHRNLQESEEEEVPQESWDEGYSTLSIPPEMLASYQSYSGTFHSLEEQQVCMAVDIGGHRWDQVKKEDQEATGPRLSRELLDEKGPEVLQDSLDRCYSTPSGYLELTDSCQPYRSAFYILEQQRVGWALDMDEIEKYQEVEEDQDPSCPRLSRELLDEKEPEVLQDSLDRCYSTPSGYLELPDLGQPYRSAVYSLEEQYLGLALDVDRIKKDQEEEEDQGPPCPRLSRELLEAVEPEVLQDSLDRCYSTPSSCLEQPDSCLPYGSSFYALEEKHVGFSLDVGEIEKKGKGKKRRGRRSTKKRRRRGRKEGEEDQNPPCPRLSRELLDEKGPEVLQDSLDRCYSTPSGYLELTDSCQPYRSAFYILEQQRVGWALDMDEIEKYQEVEEDQDPSCPRLSRELLDEKEPEVLQDSLDRCYSTPSGYLELPDLGQPYRSAVYSLEEQYLGLALDVDRIKKDQEEEEDQGPPCPRLSRELLEAVEPEVLQDSLDRCYSTPSSCLEQPDSCLPYGSSFYALEEKHVGFSLDVGEIEKKGKGKKRRGRRSTKKRRRRGRKEGEEDQNPPCPRLSGVLMEVEEPEVLQDSLDRCYSTPSMFFELPDSFQHYRSVFYSFEEQHISFALDVDNRFLTLMGTSLHLVFQMGVIFPQ from the exons ATGGTGGTATCAGCTGGCCCTTGGTCCAGCGAGAAGGCAGAGACGAACATTTTAGAAATCAACGAGAAATTGCGCCCCCAGCTGGCAGAGAAGAAACAGCAGTTCAGAAACCTCAAAGAGAAATGTTTTGTAACTCAACTGGCCGGCTTCCTGGCCAACCGACAGAAGAAATACA AGTATGAAGAGTGTAAAGACCTCATAAAATTTATGCTGAGGAATGAGCGACAGTTCAAGGAGGAGAAGCTTGCAGAGCAGCTCAAGCAAGCTGAGGAGCTCAG GCAATATAAAGTCCTGGTTCACTCTCAGGAACGGGAGCTGACCCAGTTAAGGGAGAAGTTACGGGAAGGGAGAGATGCCTCCCGCTCATTGAATCAGCATCTCCAGGCCCTCCTCACTCCGGATAAGCCAGACAAGTCCCAGGGGCAGGACCTCCAAGAACAGCTGGCTGAGGGGTGTAGACTGGCACAGCAACTTTTCCAAAAGCTCAGCCCAG AAAATGACgaagatgaggatgaagatgtTCAAGTTGAGGAGGCTGAGAAAGTACTGGAATCATCTGCCCCCAG GGAGGTGCAGAAGGCTGAAGAAAGCAAAGTCCCTGAGGACTCACTGGAGGAATGTGCCATCACTTGTTCAAATAGCCACGGCCCTTGTGACTCCAACCAGCCTCACAAGAACATCAACATCACCTTTGAGGAAGACAAAGTCAACTCAGCTCTGGTTGTAGACAGAGAATCCTCTCATGATGAATGTCAGGATGCTGTAAACATTCTCCCAG tccctggcccCACCTCTTCTGCCACAAACGTCAGCATGGTGGTATCAGCCGGCCCTTTGTTCAGCGAGAAGGCAGAGATGAACATTCTAGAAATCAACGAGAAATTGCATCCCCAGCTGGCAGAGAAGAATCAGCAGTTCAGAAACCTCAAAGAGAAATGTTTTGTAACTCAACTGGCCTGCTTCCTGGCCAACCAGCAGAACAAATACA AATATGAAGAGTGCAAAGACCTCATAAAATCTATGCTGAGGAAAGAGCGACAGTTCAAGGAGGAGAAGCTTGCAGAGCAGCTCAAGCAAGCTGAGGAGCTCAG GCAATATAAAGTCCTGGTTCACTCTCAGGAACGAGAGCTGACCCACTTAAGGGAGAAGTTACGGGAAGGGAGAGATGCCTCCCGCTCATTGAATCAGCATCTCCAGGCCCTCCTCACTCCGGATAAGCCAGACAAGTCCCAGGGGCAGGACCTCCAAGAACAGCTGGCTGAGGGGTGTAGACTGGCACAGCAACTTTTCCAGAAGCTCAGCCCAG AAAATGACgaagatgaggatgaagatgtTCAAGTTGAGGAGGCTGAGAAAGTACTGGAATCATCTGCCCCCAG GGAGGTGCAGAAGGCTGAAGAAAGCAAAGTCCCTGAGGACTCACTGGAGGAATGTGCCATCACTTGTTCAAATAGCCACAGCCCTTGTGACTCCAACCAGCCTCACAAGAACATCAACATCACCTTTGAGGAAGACAAAGTCAACTCAACTCTGGTTGTAGACAGAGAATCCTCTCATGATGAATGTCAGGATGCTGTAAACATTCTCCCAG tccctggcccCACCTCTTCTGCCACAAACGTCAGCATGGTGGTATCAGCCGGCCCCTTGTCCAGCGAGAAGGCAGAGATGAACATTCTAGAAATCAACGAGAAATTGCATCCCCAGCTGGCAGAGAAGAAACAGCAGTTCAGAAACCTCAAAGAGAAATGTTTTGTAACTCAACTGGCCTGCTTCCTGGCCAACCAGCAGAACAAATACA AATATGAAGAGTGCAAAGACCTCATAAAATCTATGCTGAGGAATGAGCGACAGTTCAAGGAGGAGAAGCTTGCAGAGCAGCTCAAGCAAGCTGAGGAGCTCAG GCAATATAAAGTCCTGGTTCACTCTCAGGAACGGGAGCTGACCCAGTTAAGGGAGAAGTTACGGGAAGGGAGAGATGCCTCCCGCTCATTGAATCAGCATCTCCAGGCCCTCCTCACTCCGGATGAGCCAGACAAGTCCCAGGGGCAGGACCTCCAAGAACAGCTGGCTGAGGGGTGTAGACTGGCACAGCACCTTGTCCAAAAGCTCAGCCCAG AAAATGACAATGATGACGATGAAGATGTTCAAGTTGAGGTGGCTGAGAAAGTGCAGGAATCGTCTGCCCCCAG GGAGATGCCGAAGGCTGAAGAAAAGGAAGTCCCTGAGGACTCACTGGAGGAATGTGCCATCACTTGTTCAAATAGCCATGGCCCTTATGACTCCAACCAGCCACATAGGAAAACCAAAATCACATTTGAGGAAGACAAAGTCGACTCAACTCTCATTGGCTCATCCTCTCATGTTGAATGGGAGGATGCTGTACACATTATCCCAG aaaatgaaagtgatgatgaggaagaggaagaaaaagggccAGTGTCTCCCAG gggcatggatgaagctggaaaccatcattctcagcaaactatcgcaaggacaaaaagccaagtaccgcatgttcttactcacag GAATCTGCAGGAGTCTGAAGAGGAGGAAGTCCCCCAGGAGTCCTGGGATGAAGGTTATTCGACTCTCTCAATTCCTCCTGAAATGTTGGCCTCGTACCAGTCTTACAGCGGCACATTTCACTCATTAGAGGAACAGCAAGTCTGCATGGCTGTTGACATAGGCG GACATCGGTGGGATCAAGTGAAAAAGGAGGACCAAGAGGCAACAGGTCCCAG gctcagcagggagctgctggatgagaaagggcctgaagtcttgcaggactcactggatagatgttattcaactccttcaggttatcttgaactgactgactcatgccagccctacagaagtgccttttacATATTGGAGCAACAGCGTGTTGGCTGGGCTCTTGACATggatg aaattgaaaagtaccaagaagtggaagaagaccaagacccatcatgccccag gctcagcagggagctgctggatgagaaagagcctgaagtcttgcaggactcactggatagatgttattcgactccttcaggttatcttgaactgcctgacttaggccagccctacagaagtgctgtttactcattggaggaacagtaccttggcttggctcttgacgtggaca gaattaaaaaggaccaggaagaggaagaagaccaaggcccaccatgccccag gctcagcagggagctgctggaggcagtagagcctgaagtcttgcaggactcactggatagatgttattcaactccttccagttgtcttgaacagcctgactcctgcctgccctatggaagttccttttatgcattggaggaaaaacatgttggcttttctcttgacgtgggag aaattgaaaagaaggggaaggggaagaaaagaaggggaagaagatcaacgaagaaaagaaggagaaggggaagaaaagaaggggaagaagatcaaaacccaccatgccccag gctcagcagggagctgctggatgagaaagggcctgaagtcttgcaggactcactggatagatgttattcaactccttcaggttatcttgaactgactgactcatgccagccctacagaagtgccttttacATATTGGAGCAACAGCGTGTTGGCTGGGCTCTTGACATggatg aaattgaaaagtaccaagaagtggaagaagaccaagacccatcatgccccag gctcagcagggagctgctggatgagaaagagcctgaagtcttgcaggactcactggatagatgttattcgactccttcaggttatcttgaactgcctgacttaggccagccctacagaagtgctgtttactcattggaggaacagtaccttggcttggctcttgacgtggaca gaattaaaaaggaccaggaagaggaagaagaccaaggcccaccatgccccag gctcagcagggagctgctggaggcagtagagcctgaagtcttgcaggactcactggatagatgttattcaactccttccagttgtcttgaacagcctgactcctgcctgccctatggaagttccttttatgcattggaggaaaaacatgttggcttttctcttgacgtgggag
- the NBPF1 gene encoding NBPF family member NBPF1 isoform 11 (isoform 11 is encoded by transcript variant 32), with amino-acid sequence MVVSAGPWSSEKAETNILEINEKLRPQLAEKKQQFRNLKEKCFVTQLAGFLANRQKKYKYEECKDLIKFMLRNERQFKEEKLAEQLKQAEELRQYKVLVHSQERELTHLREKLREGRDASRSLNQHLQALLTPDKPDKSQGQDLQEQLAEGCRLAQQLFQKLSPENDEDEDEDVQVEEAEKVLESSAPREVQKAEESKVPEDSLEECAITCSNSHSPCDSNQPHKNINITFEEDKVNSTLVVDRESSHDECQDAVNILPVPGPTSSATNVSMVVSAGPLSSEKAEMNILEINEKLHPQLAEKKQQFRNLKEKCFVTQLACFLANQQNKYKYEECKDLIKSMLRNERQFKEEKLAEQLKQAEELRQYKVLVHSQERELTQLREKLREGRDASRSLNQHLQALLTPDEPDKSQGQDLQEQLAEGCRLAQHLVQKLSPENDNDDDEDVQVEVAEKVQESSAPREMPKAEEKEVPEDSLEECAITCSNSHGPYDSNQPHRKTKITFEEDKVDSTLIGSSSHVEWEDAVHIIPENESDDEEEEEKGPVSPRNLQESEEEEVPQESWDEGYSTLSIPPEMLASYQSYSGTFHSLEEQQVCMAVDIGGHRWDQVKKEDQEATGPRLSRELLDEKGPEVLQDSLDRCYSTPSGYLELTDSCQPYRSAFYILEQQRVGWALDMDEIEKYQEVEEDQDPSCPRLSRELLDEKEPEVLQDSLDRCYSTPSGYLELPDLGQPYRSAVYSLEEQYLGLALDVDRIKKDQEEEEDQGPPCPRLSRELLEAVEPEVLQDSLDRCYSTPSSCLEQPDSCLPYGSSFYALEEKHVGFSLDVGEIEKKGKGKKRRGRRSTKKRRRRGRKEGEEDQNPPCPRLSGVLMEVEEPEVLQDSLDRCYSTPSMFFELPDSFQHYRSVFYSFEEQHISFALDVDNRFLTLMGTSLHLVFQMGVIFPQ; translated from the exons ATGGTGGTATCAGCTGGCCCTTGGTCCAGCGAGAAGGCAGAGACGAACATTTTAGAAATCAACGAGAAATTGCGCCCCCAGCTGGCAGAGAAGAAACAGCAGTTCAGAAACCTCAAAGAGAAATGTTTTGTAACTCAACTGGCCGGCTTCCTGGCCAACCGACAGAAGAAATACA AGTATGAAGAGTGTAAAGACCTCATAAAATTTATGCTGAGGAATGAGCGACAGTTCAAGGAGGAGAAGCTTGCAGAGCAGCTCAAGCAAGCTGAGGAGCTCAG GCAATATAAAGTCCTGGTTCACTCTCAGGAACGAGAGCTGACCCACTTAAGGGAGAAGTTACGGGAAGGGAGAGATGCCTCCCGCTCATTGAATCAGCATCTCCAGGCCCTCCTCACTCCGGATAAGCCAGACAAGTCCCAGGGGCAGGACCTCCAAGAACAGCTGGCTGAGGGGTGTAGACTGGCACAGCAACTTTTCCAGAAGCTCAGCCCAG AAAATGACgaagatgaggatgaagatgtTCAAGTTGAGGAGGCTGAGAAAGTACTGGAATCATCTGCCCCCAG GGAGGTGCAGAAGGCTGAAGAAAGCAAAGTCCCTGAGGACTCACTGGAGGAATGTGCCATCACTTGTTCAAATAGCCACAGCCCTTGTGACTCCAACCAGCCTCACAAGAACATCAACATCACCTTTGAGGAAGACAAAGTCAACTCAACTCTGGTTGTAGACAGAGAATCCTCTCATGATGAATGTCAGGATGCTGTAAACATTCTCCCAG tccctggcccCACCTCTTCTGCCACAAACGTCAGCATGGTGGTATCAGCCGGCCCCTTGTCCAGCGAGAAGGCAGAGATGAACATTCTAGAAATCAACGAGAAATTGCATCCCCAGCTGGCAGAGAAGAAACAGCAGTTCAGAAACCTCAAAGAGAAATGTTTTGTAACTCAACTGGCCTGCTTCCTGGCCAACCAGCAGAACAAATACA AATATGAAGAGTGCAAAGACCTCATAAAATCTATGCTGAGGAATGAGCGACAGTTCAAGGAGGAGAAGCTTGCAGAGCAGCTCAAGCAAGCTGAGGAGCTCAG GCAATATAAAGTCCTGGTTCACTCTCAGGAACGGGAGCTGACCCAGTTAAGGGAGAAGTTACGGGAAGGGAGAGATGCCTCCCGCTCATTGAATCAGCATCTCCAGGCCCTCCTCACTCCGGATGAGCCAGACAAGTCCCAGGGGCAGGACCTCCAAGAACAGCTGGCTGAGGGGTGTAGACTGGCACAGCACCTTGTCCAAAAGCTCAGCCCAG AAAATGACAATGATGACGATGAAGATGTTCAAGTTGAGGTGGCTGAGAAAGTGCAGGAATCGTCTGCCCCCAG GGAGATGCCGAAGGCTGAAGAAAAGGAAGTCCCTGAGGACTCACTGGAGGAATGTGCCATCACTTGTTCAAATAGCCATGGCCCTTATGACTCCAACCAGCCACATAGGAAAACCAAAATCACATTTGAGGAAGACAAAGTCGACTCAACTCTCATTGGCTCATCCTCTCATGTTGAATGGGAGGATGCTGTACACATTATCCCAG aaaatgaaagtgatgatgaggaagaggaagaaaaagggccAGTGTCTCCCAG GAATCTGCAGGAGTCTGAAGAGGAGGAAGTCCCCCAGGAGTCCTGGGATGAAGGTTATTCGACTCTCTCAATTCCTCCTGAAATGTTGGCCTCGTACCAGTCTTACAGCGGCACATTTCACTCATTAGAGGAACAGCAAGTCTGCATGGCTGTTGACATAGGCG GACATCGGTGGGATCAAGTGAAAAAGGAGGACCAAGAGGCAACAGGTCCCAG gctcagcagggagctgctggatgagaaagggcctgaagtcttgcaggactcactggatagatgttattcaactccttcaggttatcttgaactgactgactcatgccagccctacagaagtgccttttacATATTGGAGCAACAGCGTGTTGGCTGGGCTCTTGACATggatg aaattgaaaagtaccaagaagtggaagaagaccaagacccatcatgccccag gctcagcagggagctgctggatgagaaagagcctgaagtcttgcaggactcactggatagatgttattcgactccttcaggttatcttgaactgcctgacttaggccagccctacagaagtgctgtttactcattggaggaacagtaccttggcttggctcttgacgtggaca gaattaaaaaggaccaggaagaggaagaagaccaaggcccaccatgccccag gctcagcagggagctgctggaggcagtagagcctgaagtcttgcaggactcactggatagatgttattcaactccttccagttgtcttgaacagcctgactcctgcctgccctatggaagttccttttatgcattggaggaaaaacatgttggcttttctcttgacgtgggag aaattgaaaagaaggggaaggggaagaaaagaaggggaagaagatcaacgaagaaaagaaggagaaggggaagaaaagaaggggaagaagatcaaaacccaccatgccccag